The genomic stretch TGTTCGACTCGTCCAGGGGGAGAAGCCCCCTGGAGTTCACCGTGGGGGCCGGGCAGATGATCCCCGGATTCGACAAAGGGGTTGTCGGTATGAAGGTGGGGGAAGAGCGGACCCTTGTCCTCTCCCCGGACGAAGCATACGGGAAGAAGCGTGACGACATGGTATTCACCGTCTCCCGGGACGTGATGCCCGAAAACTACCAACCTGCAGTAGGCGACACCCTCCAGATGATGTCCCGAGGAGGAAGCTCCATGAGCGTCACGGTGACCTCGGTGGAAGAAGATTCCGTTGAGCTCGATGCGAACCACCGACTCGCCGGAAAAGAGCTCACCTTCAAGGTCGAGCTCTTGGAAATAGTAGGATAGACAAAGGCCTGCCGCCGGCAAGCCTTTGTCGTAACTTATTTCCCGGGAAATAGAAATATATGTATACAAATTACGCCTT from Aminivibrio sp. encodes the following:
- a CDS encoding peptidylprolyl isomerase; translated protein: MIAEKGKKIRVHYTGTLSDGEVFDSSRGRSPLEFTVGAGQMIPGFDKGVVGMKVGEERTLVLSPDEAYGKKRDDMVFTVSRDVMPENYQPAVGDTLQMMSRGGSSMSVTVTSVEEDSVELDANHRLAGKELTFKVELLEIVG